From a single Tachypleus tridentatus isolate NWPU-2018 chromosome 6, ASM421037v1, whole genome shotgun sequence genomic region:
- the LOC143252085 gene encoding BTB/POZ domain-containing protein 6-like isoform X1: protein MEIHTPGNVQKNTQFEYVDCDNDKKMDKEKVLERTSSLLQTKSFSDVTFIVGPSTSSKKYVGHKVLLAMASPVFEAMFCGDMADKSKVIRVSDISPIGFENLLRYAYTDALNLQSVEDAILTATAAKKYLLPHLLRECFSFIERNVTPQTVCQVLEFANMMEAHHLIYQCLNIIDRQTYHVITSPDFPDVSVSVLETIVHRRHLNLHSEYSLYNAIYMWGKEECKRRFVEPDTDNIRNILSSTLPYIRFLTMTSEEFCKGPAKSGLLSMDECLGVFMNLAIPGIVTMPLGLSTERDKRTSPPEYFTCCLYKPLSYHTPVRPLRVFGVTFKVTNTDVFVVGLGLPIRLDTSYYSVRQPKVEGLLRCTYGLHDDRANKEEINVNFVLSKGKDVKIIFRKPLFVHKGIQYTIEFKPKSPLTEDTIAPIIRDRKQDVKAENVSFQLLPFQSESHPRKVESMEFSDIFFYI from the exons ATGGAAATCCACACGCCAGGAAACGTCCAGAAAAACACCCAGTTTGAG TATGTAGACTGTGACAACGATAAAAAAATGGACAAAGAAAAAGTACTAGAAAGGACTTCAAGCCTACTTCAGACAAAATCTTTCAGTGACGTCACTTTCATCGTAGGACCCTCAACGTCGTCAAAAAAGTATGTAGGTCATAAAGTACTCTTAGCTATGGCCAGCCCTGTATTTGAAGCTATGTTCTGTGGAGACATGGCTGATAAATCTAAAGTTATCCGGGTCTCTGATATATCACCGATCGGCTTTGAGAATTTGTTAAG atATGCTTACACAGACGCCTTGAATCTACAATCTGTAGAGGATGCTATTCTGACAGCAACAGCTGCTAAAAAGTACCTTCTACCTCATTTGCTTCGAGAATGTTTCAGTTTCATTGAAAGAAATGTTACACCACAAACCGTATGTCAGGTGCTGGAGTTCGCCAACATGATGGAAGCCCATCATCTGATTTATCAATGTCTTAATATCATCGATCGACAAACATACCATGTGATTACATCTCCTGATTTCCCTGATGTAAGCGTGTCTGTTCTCGAAACCATTGTTCACAGAAGACATCTCAATCTGCACAGTGAATATTCGTTATACAATGCCATCTACATGTGGGGAAAGGAAGAGTGCAAGAGACGTTTTGTAGAACCAGATACAGATAACATTCGTAACATACTGAGCTCAACGTTACCTTACATTCGGTTTCTAACAATGACATCAGAAGAATTTTGCAAGGGTCCGGCAAAGTCGGGACTCCTTTCTATGGATGAATGTCTTGGTGTATTTATGAATCTCGCTATTCCAGGAATTGTAACAATGCCTCTAGGACTAAGTACCGAGAGAGATAAACGTACTAGTCCGCCAGAATATTTCACTTGTTGTCTTTATAAGCCGTTATCCTATCACACACCAGTTCGACCACTCCGAGTTTTTGGAGTAACCTTCAAAGTTACGAACACGGATGTTTTTGTGGTTGGGTTGGGACTTCCAATCCGTTTAGATACGAGTTACTACTCCGTAAGACAGCCTAAGGTTGAGGGATTGTTACGTTGTACCTACGGACTACACGATGACAGGGCTAACAAAGAGGAAATCAACGTAAATTTTGTTCTGTCTAAAGGTAAGGACGTGAAGATTATATTTCGGAAACCACTTTTCGTCCATAAGGGAATCCAATACACAATTGAATTTAAGCCAAAGTCACCTCTCACAGAAGACACCATCGCACCGATCATTCGAGACCGAAAGCAAGATGTAAAGGCGGAGAACGTCAGTTTTCAGCTGCTGCCTTTTCAAAGTGAAAGTCATCCTCGCAAAGTAGAATCTATGgaattttcagatatttttttctatatttga
- the LOC143252085 gene encoding BTB/POZ domain-containing protein 6-like isoform X2 has protein sequence MDKEKVLERTSSLLQTKSFSDVTFIVGPSTSSKKYVGHKVLLAMASPVFEAMFCGDMADKSKVIRVSDISPIGFENLLRYAYTDALNLQSVEDAILTATAAKKYLLPHLLRECFSFIERNVTPQTVCQVLEFANMMEAHHLIYQCLNIIDRQTYHVITSPDFPDVSVSVLETIVHRRHLNLHSEYSLYNAIYMWGKEECKRRFVEPDTDNIRNILSSTLPYIRFLTMTSEEFCKGPAKSGLLSMDECLGVFMNLAIPGIVTMPLGLSTERDKRTSPPEYFTCCLYKPLSYHTPVRPLRVFGVTFKVTNTDVFVVGLGLPIRLDTSYYSVRQPKVEGLLRCTYGLHDDRANKEEINVNFVLSKGKDVKIIFRKPLFVHKGIQYTIEFKPKSPLTEDTIAPIIRDRKQDVKAENVSFQLLPFQSESHPRKVESMEFSDIFFYI, from the exons ATGGACAAAGAAAAAGTACTAGAAAGGACTTCAAGCCTACTTCAGACAAAATCTTTCAGTGACGTCACTTTCATCGTAGGACCCTCAACGTCGTCAAAAAAGTATGTAGGTCATAAAGTACTCTTAGCTATGGCCAGCCCTGTATTTGAAGCTATGTTCTGTGGAGACATGGCTGATAAATCTAAAGTTATCCGGGTCTCTGATATATCACCGATCGGCTTTGAGAATTTGTTAAG atATGCTTACACAGACGCCTTGAATCTACAATCTGTAGAGGATGCTATTCTGACAGCAACAGCTGCTAAAAAGTACCTTCTACCTCATTTGCTTCGAGAATGTTTCAGTTTCATTGAAAGAAATGTTACACCACAAACCGTATGTCAGGTGCTGGAGTTCGCCAACATGATGGAAGCCCATCATCTGATTTATCAATGTCTTAATATCATCGATCGACAAACATACCATGTGATTACATCTCCTGATTTCCCTGATGTAAGCGTGTCTGTTCTCGAAACCATTGTTCACAGAAGACATCTCAATCTGCACAGTGAATATTCGTTATACAATGCCATCTACATGTGGGGAAAGGAAGAGTGCAAGAGACGTTTTGTAGAACCAGATACAGATAACATTCGTAACATACTGAGCTCAACGTTACCTTACATTCGGTTTCTAACAATGACATCAGAAGAATTTTGCAAGGGTCCGGCAAAGTCGGGACTCCTTTCTATGGATGAATGTCTTGGTGTATTTATGAATCTCGCTATTCCAGGAATTGTAACAATGCCTCTAGGACTAAGTACCGAGAGAGATAAACGTACTAGTCCGCCAGAATATTTCACTTGTTGTCTTTATAAGCCGTTATCCTATCACACACCAGTTCGACCACTCCGAGTTTTTGGAGTAACCTTCAAAGTTACGAACACGGATGTTTTTGTGGTTGGGTTGGGACTTCCAATCCGTTTAGATACGAGTTACTACTCCGTAAGACAGCCTAAGGTTGAGGGATTGTTACGTTGTACCTACGGACTACACGATGACAGGGCTAACAAAGAGGAAATCAACGTAAATTTTGTTCTGTCTAAAGGTAAGGACGTGAAGATTATATTTCGGAAACCACTTTTCGTCCATAAGGGAATCCAATACACAATTGAATTTAAGCCAAAGTCACCTCTCACAGAAGACACCATCGCACCGATCATTCGAGACCGAAAGCAAGATGTAAAGGCGGAGAACGTCAGTTTTCAGCTGCTGCCTTTTCAAAGTGAAAGTCATCCTCGCAAAGTAGAATCTATGgaattttcagatatttttttctatatttga